In Mangifera indica cultivar Alphonso chromosome 7, CATAS_Mindica_2.1, whole genome shotgun sequence, the genomic window GCGTGTCATGGATCTTCATGGTGAAGTTATGGCTTGTGCTTATGAGGACGTTCAAGTGATGTGGTCCATTCTTGACAAATCCAAGTCTGCAGTCTGTAACGTTACGTCTTGATATATGGCTTCGCTTCATGTACCAGAAGCTAGTCATATATAATGGCCATGTTTGTGAGGGAACATTATTCCATGGATCTAGCTATTTGGTACGTATGAGTGTTACTTTGTAGATATTATCATTTTGTGTGGGAAACTATGAATTAGGAGCATTGAAGGTAGGTTTGTTTTCAGGTTGCCCCTTGAATGGTGGTGgcatttaaaaaagaagaagattgtatttttatttaagtggttctataaatatatataggaaaattaatGAAATCCCCGTGATCAATCAACACACACGGCGAGATTTTACTTGAATTATCTACATTTATTCTAATCAAAGATTGAAACTAAGCATATGATATGAGAGAAGATGGTTTGGATGTGATTCTGGTCCCCATCCAATCCTGATGCTATGGATTATGCCTCTTCTCTGTGCTCACTTCCATCACAAAGACTTTTTAAAGGATGAAGAAAACAAGATAAAGTTAACTGTTATGGTAACAAGCCACTACCCAGAAAGAAACTTGTGCGTGACACAGGCTGTTTCTGTCCAAGTTGAAAGCTCAGACTCCCAAAAAGGTTTTGTTTTTGGGCTATGGATGAGATGACATTATCCTTTCTATAACCATATTAGATTGACTGgagggataaaattatatgtatttattttatatatatatatatataaatttgtatttcacgtgtatattatattattaattaattttaaattaaaaataaaataatatttaattatataataatatataaatgtttttatatttatatactataaaTAGGCCGATTCCCCGAATTCCCCCACCCCACCATCAAATCTTACTTCTTGACTAAAATAACTGTTTTTACGAATACTGAAGTGTAATTGTCACGTTAATATATGATATCCTGAAAGTTACATTCTATATAAGGCGGATCACAAATGACAATCATGCCCTGTTTTGCTGCATGACTATGTAACATGCTGAAAAGACAACATTTTAACGTCTGAGCCCGTAATCTATGAGAAAATTAGACGTTCATCATTAACAATATAGGACTTAAGCAAGTCTAATCCAGGTGTACTCATAGTTTAGTAATTCATGCCATCTCAAACGCCCACATTGCTAAGACCTAGGATTCAATGTCAGCCTATTGAATATCCTATTATTGCTGCTTCGTCGGAGCTGGAACTTGCGAAAACTTCAAAGATTCAATGTCCCCCGTGGGCCCTTGGATATGAGGTTTTTCTGCCTCAACTCTTTTGCCCAGATTCTACACTGTAGATTTGCCAGGGGTAGAACTCATGTAAACTAGTTTAATCTTTTTGTAAACTGAGGCAATTGTTACCATTCATAGACAGACATGAATCATTTATGCATTCATTACCACGAACCCCAACACAAACATGGACAACTCTAAACGACAACAGTAAGAAAATTAACTACAAATTTCTCTACTTATTCACGaaattcaattcagtttttCTCATCAATATACCAACAAGGTTCCAACTCATACAATGTATACATACTCTACATCATGTGTAGGCATTTCAACGCACACAATATTTGCTGCCAAACATTGTCCCTTCAGGCTATTTAATTTgcaaagtaaaaagaaaatacaagatGGCAAGTTGAATTACCCCAATCAGACCCTACAATTAACGGTTTCAAACATTCTGTCCCAAGAAAAAAGCATACAAGTCCCAGACTAAGATCTCTGACAACAAACATCTCATAGAGTTAGCTCCCAATCAATTAGTGATCTTCACAACTTTGTTTTGCTCTTTCTCTAATTTTGATGTCTCAGCTCAGCGGGTGTTTCTTTCTTCGCTAGCTTCAAGGGCATCCACTTCCtcatttgataaaatatcaacaattggCTCGTATACATCCCACTCCTTTCTTTTCCTGATGCATTGTAGTACAGAGAATCAAACCAACCATTATTACTTTCTCATTCATGATATTTCCCTATAATTAGATAGATATGACAATAGAAATCGGatgaaaaaaagacaaattacaTCACaaggaaaaatacaaaatgGCAACTTCAAGATTTAGAAATGGTGTTCTTCATTGATGGATTCTTTGATGGGTAAAAACATGATGGCTACATAATTTTCATTTGATC contains:
- the LOC123221670 gene encoding uncharacterized protein LOC123221670, producing the protein MASWKKTITSPFRKARTFFNQQPAATRDDKSRLEHERRVMDLHGEVMACAYEDVQVMWSILDKSKSAVCNVTS